The stretch of DNA ACACCACCGTGCCGGCGGGAACGATCTGCAAGAGCGAGAAGACGGGTACCGTCACCTACGTCGTTCTGCGCTCCGGCCGAACCGATCTCGGCAAGTGGGTCACCGAGCAGCGGAACGTGCGGGACGACTTCAAGAAGATCTACGGCGAGGAGCCGGAGAACCCCGCGGCTGTCTCCCTCTCCATCGACTCCAACGACACGCACTCGACGGCGGAGGTGTTCGTGGGCCCGATCGTCTTCAGAAAGCCGTGACCGATCCGCGCGAGTTCGTCCGGACGCTGGCCGACGAGAACGCCGCGTTCTGGAAGGGGCGCGACGTCCGCCTCGACCCCGGGGCGCCGGCCGGGCGACGCCTCCAGCAGATCCGCTACCGCATGCGCCAGGGCGTGTACAACGAGCTGCGCTCCGTCGAGCTGCTGGCCGCGTGGATCCCCTACACGCCCGAACGGGAGATCCGGGAGCTGCTGGCCAGTCAGCTCGACGACGAGCATCGCCATTGGCGCTTGCTGCGCCAGCGGCTCATCGCGCTCGGCGAGGACCCCGACGCCTACCGCGCGCTTCCCGAGTGGGAGGCGCTCTTCGACTGGCTCGTCGCCGCCCGCGCCCGCCCCACCCTCGAGCGCCTGGCCATGTTCCAGTTCGCCGGCGAGACGCAGTCCTGCGAGGGCTTCGAGACGCTCATCGCCCTGGCTCGGGACGTCGACCCCGAGACGGCCGACCTCTACGCCAGGGAGATCCTGCCCGACGAGTACCGCCACGCCGCCATCGGCCACCGGGGCCTGCACCTGCTGGCCGACACGCCGGAACGTCAGCAGCTCGCGCGGGCGGCCTGCCGCGAGATGAACGAGCGCATCCTGGCCGCCTACCGCGCCCACCGGATCCGCGCCGACCGCGGCGACTAGTGCCGTTCCAACTATTCGCGCCTAGTGCCGTTCCAACTATTCGCGCATAGGAAGGCACCGTGTACGTCGTTCGTGGACAGATTTAGTATCAACAAGTTGGAACGGCACTAGAAGAACCGGTGATCCGCGGCCGCTGCCGACTCGCCCATCTCGTGGTCGGTCTGGCCGGTGTCCTGGTGGCCGCGGCCGTCGATCAACGGGCGCCGGGCCGTTCGGAGCCGAGGCCCCGAAGCTTCGGATCCAGGAGGTCGCGCAGGCCGTCGCCGAACAGGTTCAAGCCGAGAATGGTCAGCATGATGGCCGCGCCGGGGTAAAGGACCAGCCAGGGCGCCTGCTGCAGGTAGAGGCGCCCCTCCGACAGGATGTTCCCCCAGCTCGGCACGTAGGGCGGCACGCCGACGCCGAGGAACGAGAGCGCGGCCTCGGTGAGCACGGCGGCGGCGAAGACGAAGCTCCCCTGCACGATCACGGGGCTGAGGCAGTTGGGCAGAATGTGGCTGAGCATGAGGCTCGCGTCGGAGGCGCCCAGCGCGCGCGCCGCCTCGACGTAGGCGGTCTCGCGGATCACCAGCACCGAGCCGCGCACGATCCGGGCCATCCGGGGCGTGTAGACGACGGCGATGGCCAGGATCACGTTGGTGACGGAGGGGCCGAGCGAGGCCATCAGCGCGATGGCCAGAATGATGGCGGGGAAGGCCATGAGCCCGTCCATCACGCGCATGATCGGGTTGTCGAGCGCGCGGAAGTAACCGGCGAGCAGCCCTGCGCTCACGCCGGCCACGAAGGCCAGCACCACTACGGCTGTGCCGACCAGGAGCGAGAGTCGCGCGCCGTAAACGACGCGGCTGAAGACATCGCGGCCCAGGTCGTCGGTGCCGAACCAGCGGGCCGCGCTCGGCGCGCCGAGCCGCGCCGCCACGTCCATGTGGGTGGGGTTGCCAGCGATCACGGGTGCCAGCAGGCCGACCGCCGTGGTCAAGACCATCAGCACGGCGCCGAGCACGGCGATCTTCCGCCGCAACAGGACGGCCAGCGCCGGGGGCATCCGCCGCCGCACGGCCGGCGCCCGCGGAATCGCGATGGTCAATCGGCCCATTTCACGGCTCGCCTCGGGCGCGCGCCGCCGCCGGCTCCGCGTCCGCCCTGCGGCTCGCACGACCACTCACCGGTACTTCACCCGCGGGTCGATCACGAGGTAGGAGAGGTCCACCAGGAGGTTCACCAACATGTAGACGCCGGCGATGACGAGCACCACCCCCTGCACCACCGGGTAGTCGCGCCTGAGCACGGCCGAGATGATGAGGCGGCCGAGCCCCGGAATGTTGAAGACGGTCTCCACCACCACCGCGCCGCTGATCAGCACGGCGAAGCTGATGCCGATCACGGTGACCGTGGGCACCAGCGCGTTCCGCAGCGCGTGCTTGTAGACGATGGCGCGCTCACCGAGCCCCTTGGCCCGGCCGGCGACGATGAACTGCTCGCGCAGCACGTCGAGCATGCTGGAGCGGGCGATGCGCGCGATGAGCGCGGACTGGACGAGGCCGAGCGCGAAGGCCGGCAGCACGAGCGAGCGCAGCGTGGCCGGCCAGCCGTCCTCGAGCGGCGAGTAGCCGGCCACCGGGAACCAGCCGAGCCAGACGCCGAAGACCAGGACGAACAGGAGGCCCAGGAGGAAGTTCGGGATCGAGATCCCGGCCAGCGCCAGCATCATGAACGCCTGGTCGGTAGCCGAGTTGTGGTAGCGCGCGGAGAGCACGCCGGCGGGGACGCCGATGAGGACGGCGATCAGCACGGCGGCCAGCGTCAGCAGCAGGGTCGGCTCCACGCGGTCCAGGATGGCCGCGGTCACGGGCTTGCGGAGGAAGATCGAGCGCCCCAGGTCGCCCTGGAGCAGGCGGCCGTACCAGCGCACGAGCTGGACATGGAGCGGCTGGTCGAAACCGAGCTGCTGGGCGATCTTCCCGACGTCCTCGGCGGAGGCGTCGGGACCGGCGATGATGGAGGCAGGATCGCCCGGCGCCAGGTGGATCAGCACGAAGCCCACCGTGGCCACCACCAGCGCCACCGGGATCAGCGCCAGGAGCCGCCGGAGGACGTACGTCTTCACGCCGGCGGGGCTACCGGTCGAGCCAGACGTTCCAGAGCATCAGGGTGGTCGTGGGGACGAACGCCCCTCGTCCGCGATGCTGTGGCCCTCGGCCAGCAGCGGGATCGGGTTGAGGTCGCGGTCGAACGGGTAGAGCGTCTCGTACATGTGCCAGGTGATCTGCTGGGTCAGCGTGGCGGTGGTCCAGTGCAGATCGAGCGAGGGGCTCGCCGTACGAGCCTCATGGCCGGTCTTCCTTCGCCCTCAGCGCGCGGGCGCGAGCCACACGTTCCAGAAGTTCAGCTCCGGCGTGGACCGGAAGCCCCGCAGCTCCTTGCGTGCGACCTCGAGCGAAAAGTAGTCCCCGAACTTGACCCGGCCGACGTCCTCGTAGAAGAGAACCTGGACCTTCTCCCACATCGCCTTCCGCTTCCGGGGGTCGGTCTCCCGCGCCACGGCGTCCAGCCAGCGCTCCTTGTCCTCGTGGCACCACCACCCGGGCCAGTTGCACTGCACGCCCGTGTTGTAAGCCGGCTCCGGGTTGAAGGTGATCCCGGTGGAGAAGGCGTCCCACAGCTCGGGCTTGTTGCGTCGCTGGACGAGCGTCGCCCAGTCGACGACCTGCAGGTCGATCCGAAAGCCGACCGCCTCCAGCTGCTGCTTGGCGACGAGCGCGTTCTTGTACATCCACTCGTACTCCCGCGTCGTGATCCAGCGCACCGGCTGGCCGGTGTAGCCCGCCTCCTTCAGGAGCTTCTGCGCCTTGGCGGGATTCCTCTGGTTGTAAAGCTCGGCGCCCACCGTCGAGTACCACTGCGCCTGCTCGACGTGCATGAGGCTCGGATCGACGCGGTAGAAGGCCCGGTGGCCGAAGCCGGCCGCCATGATCGGCTCCATGTCCAGCGCGGCCTGGAAGGCCTGCCGGATCCGCCTGTCGGTCATGAGCCCTTGCTTGTGGTTCAGCACCGCGGTGGACCAGCCCGCCGGCTTGATGACGCCGGGCGCGACGCCCGCCATGGCCCGGATCCGCTCGAACTGGTCCTGCTTGATCTGCTGGGCGTAGTGGTACTCGCCGGTCTCCACCCCCGCCAGCCGCACCGCGACGTCAGGCACCGGAATGAAGAGGATCTCGTCGACCCAGGCCGTGCGCTTGCCTCCGAACCCTTCGGGGCCGTCGGGGCGGGCGACGTAGTCCTTGAAGCGGGCGAGCTTGATGTAGCGGTCGGGCTTGTGCTCGACGAAGCGATAGGGACCGGTGCCGACGAACTGCGAGATCTGCTGGTCGCCGGCGGCGTCCACGATCTCCTTGGGATAGATCGCGGCGCCGTTGTTGGGTCGCGCCAGGGCCATGAGCAGGGCGCCGGAGGGCTCCTTCAGGTACATCGCCACCGTGGACGGATCCTTGGCCTCCAGGCCCTCGACGTTCCGCCACACGGCCTTGCCTGGCGTCGCCATGCGACCCCAGCGGCTCAGCGAGGCCACCACGTCGGCCGAGGTCAGCTCCTTGCCGTTGTGGAAGCGGACCCCCCGGCGCAGCCTGAACGTGTACGTGCGACCCCGGTCGCCCAGCGTGTGGCCTTCGACCAGCAGCGGGATCGCGTTGTAGTTCCGGTCGTAGGTGTAGAGCGTCTCGTAGACGTGCCAGGTGATCTGCTGGGTGATGACGGCCGTCGTCCAGTGCAGATCGAGCGACGGGGGCTCGCCGATCATCGCGGCCTTGAGCACGCCGCCCGCCCGCGGCTCCTCGGCGACAGCGGGCGCGCCCGCCAGCAGCGCGAGGCTCAGCACAAGGACACCGGCGCCCCCGCCCCGTCTGGTCATGGAATCTTCCTCAGGAGATGCATGCGTCACCCCGCGGCCGCGAATTATAGCACCGGCAGCTCGTTCAGCCGGCGCAGGCGCCAGCGCCCCGCGGCGTGCTCGAGCACGGTGAGAGCAGCGTAGTCCTGGCCGAAGGCCAGGATGCGCCTCATCGGAAGGTCCAGCGCGCGGCAGAGCAGGACCCGATTCGTCCCGCCGTGCGCCACCACGGCGATGCGCTCGCCCGCGTGGGCGACGACCATCGCTTCGAAGGCCGGCCAGGCCCGCGCCAACAGGTCCCCCAGGCCCTCACCGCCGGGAAAGGCAAAGTCGCCGATGCGCGCCATCCAATCCGTGAACGCTCGGGGCTCGCGCTCCGCGATCTCGGCCGCGGTGAGCCCGTCCCAGCGTCCCATGTCCATCTCGCGCAACGCCGGCGCCGCGTCCGGCCGCAGGCCGTGCGGGGCCGCGATGATCTCACCGCTGCGCCGGGCGCGCGCCAGATCGCTGGTGAACACGGCGGTGAGCGTCACGTCGCGGAGCCGCTCGGCCTGAGCCGCGCATTGCCGCTCGCCCAGCGGCGACAGGGGAACGTCCAGGTGGCCGACGAACCGCCGGGGCTCCGCGGGCGCGA from Candidatus Methylomirabilota bacterium encodes:
- a CDS encoding ferritin-like domain-containing protein produces the protein MTDPREFVRTLADENAAFWKGRDVRLDPGAPAGRRLQQIRYRMRQGVYNELRSVELLAAWIPYTPEREIRELLASQLDDEHRHWRLLRQRLIALGEDPDAYRALPEWEALFDWLVAARARPTLERLAMFQFAGETQSCEGFETLIALARDVDPETADLYAREILPDEYRHAAIGHRGLHLLADTPERQQLARAACREMNERILAAYRAHRIRADRGD
- a CDS encoding ABC transporter permease, which encodes MGRLTIAIPRAPAVRRRMPPALAVLLRRKIAVLGAVLMVLTTAVGLLAPVIAGNPTHMDVAARLGAPSAARWFGTDDLGRDVFSRVVYGARLSLLVGTAVVVLAFVAGVSAGLLAGYFRALDNPIMRVMDGLMAFPAIILAIALMASLGPSVTNVILAIAVVYTPRMARIVRGSVLVIRETAYVEAARALGASDASLMLSHILPNCLSPVIVQGSFVFAAAVLTEAALSFLGVGVPPYVPSWGNILSEGRLYLQQAPWLVLYPGAAIMLTILGLNLFGDGLRDLLDPKLRGLGSERPGAR
- a CDS encoding ABC transporter permease; the protein is MKTYVLRRLLALIPVALVVATVGFVLIHLAPGDPASIIAGPDASAEDVGKIAQQLGFDQPLHVQLVRWYGRLLQGDLGRSIFLRKPVTAAILDRVEPTLLLTLAAVLIAVLIGVPAGVLSARYHNSATDQAFMMLALAGISIPNFLLGLLFVLVFGVWLGWFPVAGYSPLEDGWPATLRSLVLPAFALGLVQSALIARIARSSMLDVLREQFIVAGRAKGLGERAIVYKHALRNALVPTVTVIGISFAVLISGAVVVETVFNIPGLGRLIISAVLRRDYPVVQGVVLVIAGVYMLVNLLVDLSYLVIDPRVKYR
- a CDS encoding ABC transporter substrate-binding protein, which encodes MTRRGGGAGVLVLSLALLAGAPAVAEEPRAGGVLKAAMIGEPPSLDLHWTTAVITQQITWHVYETLYTYDRNYNAIPLLVEGHTLGDRGRTYTFRLRRGVRFHNGKELTSADVVASLSRWGRMATPGKAVWRNVEGLEAKDPSTVAMYLKEPSGALLMALARPNNGAAIYPKEIVDAAGDQQISQFVGTGPYRFVEHKPDRYIKLARFKDYVARPDGPEGFGGKRTAWVDEILFIPVPDVAVRLAGVETGEYHYAQQIKQDQFERIRAMAGVAPGVIKPAGWSTAVLNHKQGLMTDRRIRQAFQAALDMEPIMAAGFGHRAFYRVDPSLMHVEQAQWYSTVGAELYNQRNPAKAQKLLKEAGYTGQPVRWITTREYEWMYKNALVAKQQLEAVGFRIDLQVVDWATLVQRRNKPELWDAFSTGITFNPEPAYNTGVQCNWPGWWCHEDKERWLDAVARETDPRKRKAMWEKVQVLFYEDVGRVKFGDYFSLEVARKELRGFRSTPELNFWNVWLAPAR
- a CDS encoding histidine phosphatase family protein, which encodes MDARRTLIYLFRHGEVAPAEPRRFVGHLDVPLSPLGERQCAAQAERLRDVTLTAVFTSDLARARRSGEIIAAPHGLRPDAAPALREMDMGRWDGLTAAEIAEREPRAFTDWMARIGDFAFPGGEGLGDLLARAWPAFEAMVVAHAGERIAVVAHGGTNRVLLCRALDLPMRRILAFGQDYAALTVLEHAAGRWRLRRLNELPVL